CGATTGGCCGCCTCGGCGAGTTCGGCCCCTTTGTCACGCAGGCCCGAGTCACAGCCGCCCAGCAGCAGCACCGCCAGACCGCAAAAACCGACTGATTCAGATATCCGCGTAGACATGCGTTTCGGCGCGGGCTCCCGGATGCGTCACTGCACCCTTATACGCCGGGCCGACCGTCTGAACATAGCGCCACAGCGCGCCAGCCTGATAGTCGTTCTGCCGCGGCTGCCACTTGGCGCGACGATCGGCCAGGACGTCGTCGGGCACGACCAGGTCGATCGTCCCCGCTTCGGCGTCGATTCGGATCGTGTCGCCATCCTCTACCAGCGCGATCGGGCCGCCTTCGGCAGCTTCAGGGCCGACATGGCCGATACAGAAGCCGCGCGTGCCGCCCGAGAACCGCCCGTCGGTGATCAGCGCCACCTTCTCGCCCATGCCGAGGCCATAGAGCGCGGCGGTGGTCGACAGCATCTCGCGCATGCCGGGGCCGCCCTTGGGCCCTTCATAGCGGATGATGATGACCTCGCCTTCATTGATCTCGCGCTTCTCGACCGCGGCGAAGGCCTCTTCCTCGCGATCGAAGCAGCGCGCCGGGCCTTCGAACTGGAGCCGTGCCATGCCCGCGACCTTCACGATCGCACCTTCGGGCGCCAGCGTACCGGTGAGGCCGACGACACCGCCGGTGGGCCGGATCGGCGTCTTGATGTCGTAGATCACCTTCTGGTCGGGATTCCAGCTGACCTCGTCGATATTCTCGCCGAGCGTCTTGCCGGTGACGGTCATGCAATTGCCGTCGAGATAGCCGCCTTCAAGCATCGTCTTCATCAGCATGTAGACGCCGCCTGCCTCATACATATCCTTGGCGACATAGTTGCCGCCGGGCTTCAAGTCCGCGATATAAGGCGTTGATTTAAAAGCCTCTGCTACGTCGTGCAGATCGAATTCGATTCCCGCTTCATTGGCCATTGCAGGCAAATGCAGCGCGGCGTTGGTCGACCCGCCCGTCGCCGCCACCACGCGCGCGGCGTTGATGAAGGCCTCACGCGTGCAGATGTCGCGCGGGCGCAGATTGCGCTCGATCAGTTCCATCACCTGATGTCCGGCGGCAACGGCAATCTGCTCGCGCGTAGAATAGGGAGCCGGCACCATGTTCGAATTGGGCAGCGACAGGCCGATCGCCTCGCCCACGCACGCCATCGTGTTGGCGGTAAACTGCCCACCGCAGGCACCGTGCCCGGGGCATGCGACCTTTTCCAGCGCATGGACTTCCGAAATCGGGCACGTCCCCGCAGCGAACTTGCCGACAACCTCGAACACGTCGACGACGGTCACGTCCTTGTCGTGATAGCGGCCCGGCAGGATCGACCCGCCATAGACGAAGATCGACGGGATATTGAGCCGCAGCATCGACATCATCATGCCCGGCAGCGACTTGTCGCACCCGGCAAAGCCGACCAGCGCGTCATAGCAATGGCCGCGCACGCTGAGTTCAACCGAATCGGCAATCAGATCGCGGCTCGCCAGCGAGCTGTGCATCCCCTGATGGCCCATCGCGATGCCGTCGGTGACGGTGATGGTGTTGAATCGCCGAGGCGTACCGCCATTCTGCACCACGCCCTCACGCGCGGCGTCGGCCTGCACGTTGAGTGTGGTGTTGCACGGTGCGCTGTCATTCCCCGCGCTGGCGAGCGCGACGAACGGGCGGGCGATCTCCTCTTCGGAAAGGCCCATCGCGTAATAATAGCTGCGGTGCGGCGCCCGTTCGGGGCCGACGGTTACGTGACGGCTCGGAAGCCGGCTCTTGTCGAAACGATTGGTCATGGCGCGAACGCCTATGTCGCGGGAGACCCCGTTGACGCAAGGCTATTGCGTACCTGCACGATCATTTGTTCCATTTTCGTCGCCCAATGGTGGATGCCGCCGGGGTCGGAAATCGCGTCGTTGACGATCTCGACCGCCAGATAGGGAATGCCGTGCGCCTCGGCATGGCGATTGAGCGTCGCGTTGAGCAACTTGCCCGAATAGGGTTCGTTGTCTCCGGTCTCGATCCCTTGCCCGCGCAGCCAATCGATCGCGAATCGCGCGGCGCGATCGTCCCGATTGTAGAGTATGCCGACCGTCCAGGGACGCACCTCGTCGCTGGTCGCAAGCTGCGGCGTGAAGCTGTGGATCGAGACGATCAGATCGGGCCGATGCGCCGCGACCTGGTCGGCAATGGCTCCGTGATAGGGATCGTAGAAGCGCCTGATCCGCGCGGCTTTGTCGACGCCGACATTGCCCGGGATCGCATGCCCGTCGCTTTCGGTCGGGACCAGTTTGGGGTGATCGGGCTCGCGGTGGAGATCGATAACGAGCCGGGAGACGGTCGCGAGGATCGCGGGCGCGTCGAATGCTTGCGCCACCAGTCTGGCGACATCCCGGGCGCCGACATCGACGGCGATATGCATCGCGTCGAGGTCGTCCGACTCGAGGCCAAGATCGATGTCTTCGGGCACATGCGATGATGCGTGATCACAGATGATCAGCAACCGGTCATCGCCGCCTTCATGGATTTCCGGTGCCATCAGTAGCTCGGCCTCCGCCTTTCACGGAACGCCGTCAGTCCCTCGCCGAATTCCTCGCCGCCGAAGCTCGCTTCGAAATCATCGTCACGCGCACGTTGCGACGGATCGGCGAGCGTCCGCTTGAGCAGCCGCACCGCGCCGGGGGCATTGGCGGCGATCCGATCGGCAAAGGCGCGGGCCAGCGACAACGCCTCGTCGGCGCGCAATTCGACCAGCCCAATCCTTTCGGCATCGATTCCGTCGATGATCTCGCAGGTATAGAGCATGCGGGCAGCCTGCCCCTTCCCCACTTGTGCGGCAAGCCGGGCGACATCCTCGCGCGGATAGCCGATGCCGAGCTTGGCGGGTGTCACCGCGAATTCGGCAGCACCGCCCGCGATCCGCAGGTCGCAGGCAAGCACAAGCGCCACCGCAGCGCCGTAGCAACCACCGTCGATCGCGGCGATCACCGGCATCGGCAACGCCGCAAGCGGCTCCATCACTTTGCGCATGGCGAGGCGGAAACGGGTTCGCGCCCCCGGATCGGCGCGTAGCGTTTCGAACTCGCCGATATCGGCGCCGGCGCTGAAGATGCCGGGCGTCGCCGAGCGCAGGATCACCGCGCGCGCATCGCTCGCGGCAATATCGGCTACGGCCTGCGCCATCGCTTCCCATCCGGTCATCGAAATGGCGTTGCGCGCCTGCGGACGATCGAGCGTCAGCAGCGCCACATGATCTTCGCGTGTGTACTGAATCATCGCGGCCGCATGTGCCGCAAGTCGCCCCGTTTGTCACCGGCGGATGGCGCCCGCCGAAGCGGGGACCACCGGCGGACGTTGCGCTCCCGGCGCTCGATCCGTTGGCGGAGAGACTATGCCAGGCAGGTCAACAGGGGGTTAGGCGCAATGGTTAAGGCTCAAACCAGCGCGGTCGCCACCCCCCACCAATGCGGCGGCGCGGCCTTACATGCCGCCGCGCACGCTGCGGCGCTTTCGAACAGCGCGAAGCAGGTGGCCCCGGACCCGGACATGCGCACCAGCCCAGCCCCGGGCTGCGATTCCAGCCAGTCGATGACGCCGCCGATTTCGGGAGCGATGTCGCGCGCCGGCGGATAGAGATCGTTGCGCGACGTCGCCGCAACATCGAGCAGCGGCCCCGACGGCAGCGCGCCGCCGTCATCGCCGCTCCAGCGCGCGAAAATCGCGGCCGTCGACACCGCAACGCCTGGATTCACCAGCAGTACCGGCGTTCCCGGCGCACCGGCTATGGGCTGGAGTCGCTCGCCGCGCCCCTTGCCAATTGCGGTAACACTGAAAAGACAGGCAGGAACATCGGCTCCCAGCGAGTCCGCGATCGCGAACAAACGCGGATCCTTCAGATCGAATTCGTGGAGCCGCGCCAGCGCGCGCAACGTCGCGGCGGCATCCGCCGATCCGCCACCGATCCCCGAAGCGACCGGCAGATGCTTTTCGAGATGCAGCCTGTGGCCCGCCGATATGCCGAATGTCTCGCAAAACGCGCGTTCCGCGCGCGTCACCAGATTGTCTCCCTCGTCCGCAAGCGCCCCGGCGAACGGCCCGCTTACCGAAAATTCGGGCGTCTCGGAAATCGCCACGTTCACGGTGTCGCCATGATCGACGAACGCGAAGAGCGTTTCGAGATCGTGATAGCCGTCCGCCCGGCGCGCGCGGACGTGAAGTGCGAGGTTGAGTTTCGCACGCGCCGTTTCCGCGATCATGGCGGCGTCAGTCGTCCGAACCGTCAAGGCCATGACGCAGTTTCGCCTCGATCCGAGCCTTGTCCGAGCCCTCGGCATAGACCGCAGCTGCGCGCCAGGCATAGCGCGCTTCGAAACGGCGCCCCATCCGCCAATAGGCGTCGCCAAGGTGTTCGTTTATCTCCGTACTGCCCGGCGCGCCTTTGGCGGCCGCTTCGAGCAGCGGCAGCGCCCGGGCAAACTCGCCCTGCTGATAATAGGCCCAGCCCAGCGAATCGGTGATCGCCGGATTGTCGGGCTGCAATTCATGCGCGCGCTCGATCATCGCGGTGGCTGCGGCCATGTCGACTCCGCGCTCGATCTGCGCACGCCCGAGCGCATCGAGCGCCACCGGCTGATTGGGCGCCAGCGCAACGGCCCGCCTCAGCGCGGTCACGGCCGCGTCCCAGCGCCCCGCGGCATCGAGCGCCATCCCGCGGGCGACATGGAGCGCCCAGTCATCGCGCCCGCCCGGACGGGAAAGCGCAAGCGCATAGGCCAGGGCGGCCGCGTCATACCGGCCATTGGCCGCGAGCAGATCGGCATAGCTTCGCGCGTCACCGCTCGACGCATTGCGTCGATTTGCGATTTCGCGCGCATGTTCGAGCGCTTCCTCGGTCCGCCCCGCGCGTGCCAGCACATCGACGGAGACGATCCGCGCCTGATCGGCATAGGGGCTGTTCGCCGGAATTGCCTCCAGCGTTTCCAGCGCCACGGGATCGGCGCCGTCGCGCGAAAGCGCGTCGGCCAGCAGCAACCGCAACCGATCGTCGCGCGGGTCGAGCAACAGCCCGGTGCGCGTCAG
This genomic interval from Sphingosinithalassobacter tenebrarum contains the following:
- the ilvD gene encoding dihydroxy-acid dehydratase — its product is MTNRFDKSRLPSRHVTVGPERAPHRSYYYAMGLSEEEIARPFVALASAGNDSAPCNTTLNVQADAAREGVVQNGGTPRRFNTITVTDGIAMGHQGMHSSLASRDLIADSVELSVRGHCYDALVGFAGCDKSLPGMMMSMLRLNIPSIFVYGGSILPGRYHDKDVTVVDVFEVVGKFAAGTCPISEVHALEKVACPGHGACGGQFTANTMACVGEAIGLSLPNSNMVPAPYSTREQIAVAAGHQVMELIERNLRPRDICTREAFINAARVVAATGGSTNAALHLPAMANEAGIEFDLHDVAEAFKSTPYIADLKPGGNYVAKDMYEAGGVYMLMKTMLEGGYLDGNCMTVTGKTLGENIDEVSWNPDQKVIYDIKTPIRPTGGVVGLTGTLAPEGAIVKVAGMARLQFEGPARCFDREEEAFAAVEKREINEGEVIIIRYEGPKGGPGMREMLSTTAALYGLGMGEKVALITDGRFSGGTRGFCIGHVGPEAAEGGPIALVEDGDTIRIDAEAGTIDLVVPDDVLADRRAKWQPRQNDYQAGALWRYVQTVGPAYKGAVTHPGARAETHVYADI
- a CDS encoding enoyl-CoA hydratase/isomerase family protein — encoded protein: MIQYTREDHVALLTLDRPQARNAISMTGWEAMAQAVADIAASDARAVILRSATPGIFSAGADIGEFETLRADPGARTRFRLAMRKVMEPLAALPMPVIAAIDGGCYGAAVALVLACDLRIAGGAAEFAVTPAKLGIGYPREDVARLAAQVGKGQAARMLYTCEIIDGIDAERIGLVELRADEALSLARAFADRIAANAPGAVRLLKRTLADPSQRARDDDFEASFGGEEFGEGLTAFRERRRPSY
- a CDS encoding 4-(cytidine 5'-diphospho)-2-C-methyl-D-erythritol kinase, whose translation is MIAETARAKLNLALHVRARRADGYHDLETLFAFVDHGDTVNVAISETPEFSVSGPFAGALADEGDNLVTRAERAFCETFGISAGHRLHLEKHLPVASGIGGGSADAAATLRALARLHEFDLKDPRLFAIADSLGADVPACLFSVTAIGKGRGERLQPIAGAPGTPVLLVNPGVAVSTAAIFARWSGDDGGALPSGPLLDVAATSRNDLYPPARDIAPEIGGVIDWLESQPGAGLVRMSGSGATCFALFESAAACAAACKAAPPHWWGVATALV
- a CDS encoding N-formylglutamate amidohydrolase; translated protein: MAPEIHEGGDDRLLIICDHASSHVPEDIDLGLESDDLDAMHIAVDVGARDVARLVAQAFDAPAILATVSRLVIDLHREPDHPKLVPTESDGHAIPGNVGVDKAARIRRFYDPYHGAIADQVAAHRPDLIVSIHSFTPQLATSDEVRPWTVGILYNRDDRAARFAIDWLRGQGIETGDNEPYSGKLLNATLNRHAEAHGIPYLAVEIVNDAISDPGGIHHWATKMEQMIVQVRNSLASTGSPAT
- a CDS encoding tetratricopeptide repeat protein, encoding MCVGGPALAQQADGHAYVRAMAADAEGDVQAAVVAYTRALENAPDDEMVSLRAYRAGLAAGDEALATRAAQALRAGLAPPPDAVVYLLAVAVRDGDEGDIKLLMGEIEGGPFDFMLPTLRAWQAYTRGKDPFPPLDAPADTGLTRRFNIENRALLSLLTGRIDAGSRTIRALVGGGRASEDLQLDGAVLLVAAGHRAEARALVVGEDSEMAAYLQRMGRKKPDLSFGFSRMLLRVAGDLAQEDAVPLSIMLTRTGLLLDPRDDRLRLLLADALSRDGADPVALETLEAIPANSPYADQARIVSVDVLARAGRTEEALEHAREIANRRNASSGDARSYADLLAANGRYDAAALAYALALSRPGGRDDWALHVARGMALDAAGRWDAAVTALRRAVALAPNQPVALDALGRAQIERGVDMAAATAMIERAHELQPDNPAITDSLGWAYYQQGEFARALPLLEAAAKGAPGSTEINEHLGDAYWRMGRRFEARYAWRAAAVYAEGSDKARIEAKLRHGLDGSDD